ACACTCACTCCCCAGTTTTTGCAATAATGAATTGTCTTCAGACTGTGATGGAGAGCAGATGGCAGGGACCCGCTGCATGGGAGAGTGGCCCACGAGGTGGTGCTGGAGAGGCTCTGCACCAAGGATCAGCACTGCtccagctgtgggcagccctcCCACGCTGGGCTGCACACGCAGAGCCCAGCCTGTCCAAGCTCACACTGCTTGCGCAGCAGTGTCAGCACCACAACAGGTTAGCTTCATGCCAGGTCAGTGCCATGCATCCACGCCTGGTCAGGTCAGTGCTGCGTGTCTGCACAAGGCCAGGCTGGGGATTAAGCTTTTGTCAGTCCAGATCCCTCCCTGTGGGTCAGCCCTAAGGCCCTGTCCCCAGATGGGGCAGCCTCCTCAAAATGGAGATTCAAGGCCCAGCACTTCAGCTTTCTCCCTGAGCCACTGCCATGCTCAGGTGCGCTGGGCCAGAGCTCTCCACTGAGCCAGTGCCTGGGACCAGCTGCCCCAAATGGGCCCTTGCATTCAGAGCCGCCAGCCTTGCCTGGCTCTCCCCAGGCAGCTCACGAAGGCTGCCTGCAGCAGGCCATTTGCCTGGGACACGCACGCACAGCAGCGACACAAGCTGCCGAGGCTGCTCTGGCTGCAGGGGCACAGCGGTGCCAAACGAGCCCAAGGGTCCCTACCTGCACTCGCAGCGCTTGTGCTCAGTGAAGGCCATCTCCACATAGGGCGCCTCTCCGCTTGGCTTTATCTTCAGGAGCTGAAAGAGGAACAAAGGTTGTTTCCCGGCATGTGGGAGCAGACGTGGCTGGAAGGACTTGCAAAGCACTGTCTCGCCTCCTCCACCTCAGGGCAATCTCGCTTTGCCCCCAGCCTCTCAGGCAGATGCGTGTCTAACCTGCTCCTCGGGACTGCCAGCAGTCGAGCCTCCACCTCCGCGCGCGGTGCAGCGCAGCCAGGCCAGGTGGCCCGGGCAGCTCAGGAGGCTCTCCTGGTGCCTCGCCCCGTCTTCAGGGCTGAAATTTAAGTCCCCTCTTCTTGGGACTTCCCAACCTTAGAGCAGACTTCCTGCTTCTGCCTTTGTGGAGACCTTTCACATATTTGACCACTTggcacattttccttctctgaacTAAATATCCCCTCtaggtcatgttttctagactgttcccactgctgctgcctcctcctgaccCCTTTTCCACAGCCTCCTAAGGGCTCCCCAGCCTAGGGAAACAGGATTTGCCCTGCCATATGTCAGTCCACACCAGCCAGCCTGGAGTTCAGATTGGACACCTGGGAACGTTCCTCTGTGGCGCAATCCCCACTAATACCCCACAGGAGCGCTCCCTAGCCTGGCACTGCCACCCCACACACGTCTGCTGGATCCTTACCGCAGGAGGGAGCCCAGCCCTGGAGCCTGGGGAATTGCCTCACCTGCCCTCATGGACAAGCCCCAAAAGCTGGCAGAGGGACCCTTCTGGTTTGGCATGAGTTTCAGTAGATCTGAGTAAGCCAGACTCCCCCATCCCCTGTTATCCATGCTGCTACGACGTCCTCAGGAGGCAAAGCTGCAAGGTTTAACCTCCCAGCACTTGGCAGGGAgccacttccccagctgcagccgCAGGCCCTTGCTGAGCCAACGCTCACCTGCATGGTGACTGTGCTTGTCTCCACAGGGACGCAGCGGAGCCCCTCGTCTCCGCAGCAGCCTCcgcagcgctgcagggagacGCAGGAGGGTCTGAAGATGTACTCCACCTCGTTGGGGAACTCGGTAATGACGTCCACCAGCTGCTCCAGAGGCCGGCAGAAACTACGATTCCAGATCTCCCGAAAGGTCACTACTGGAAGAGACCCGCAGGGGCATAAGGAGACATCCAGAGAGCCCAACACCAGCCCAATCCTGACGTGCAGCAGCCGGTGCTGGAGCAGGACCTCACAGCAGGGGAAGCAGCCGCAGCAGGGTCAGATGCAGAGGACCCCCTTGCACCCTCAGTAAGCCCATCACTGCGCTGGCAGTTGCCACATCCGCCCAGAAGggctctctccctctgcctgccagctccctCTCTCCTCAGTCTGTCCcaacctcctcctccctctctgcaGCTGGGCTCCCCACTTCTGCCTGGTCTCCAGGCCTGGAAGGAGCAGCaatcctgccccacagcacatAAGGAAGCCACCCCCAAGGTCCTggagacctgctgctgcccccttctcccttctcctcgcCTTCCCAGCAGggaagggcagagcagaggcgaAGCCGAATGTTTCGGGCCAAGGGCAGGGCCCAATTCAGCAGCCCCCTGTCACCGCAGGCGCTGCAAGCGGGGCAGAGCCGAGCGCTGCCGAGGGGCGCCGGTGCTGCCCCCGGGGGCAGCTCCCCGCAGCCCTCAGCCGCTCGGGGCCGCccccgagcccggcggcagcgctgggggacgccggcggggcgcgggctgcCGACGGCGGGGCAGGCGGGCGCCCTCCGGCCCCCCCAGCGCGCAGGCGGGCGGCTCCGTCCCGCAGCCCGAGCCCGGGCAGAGggtcccgccgctgccgccccgctgccAACTCACCGGGCGCCTCCGagccggcggctccccgcgcctccgggccctgcagggagggaaAGGCGGGCGCTGAGGCGGGCGGGACGGCGGCCCCCGCTCCGCGGCCCCGGGAAGGGCTTCGCCGGGGGCgccgctcccccgccccgccgccgccgccgctcccgggcgcccccccccccgccgccctccctcggcgcggcggccccgctcccggcgccgcgggctctcaccgcggcgggcggcgcccccagcgccccggcCACCAGCAGATGCAGGAAGGCGCCGAGCAGCCGcatcgctgccgccgccgccgcgcctcagcgccgccgccgccgccgggcccccgccgccgccgccgcgcacgccatggcgccccgccgccgccgccgggcagcggccggccccgccgcgccgcgcccccccccggccccggccccgccgcgcccccccccggccccggccccggccccgccgcgccgccgcgcccgccgccgccgcctccgccgggccATGGGAGCGCACCCGCTCCGCCGCCCTATTTcaccgccgccgggccccggccctcccaccgcccgccccggcccgccccggcctccccggcccgcccggccgcgggcgggaGCAGGTGccccaccggcaccggcaccggcggctCCCCTTCGGGCTGCGTCTCGGCCCTTCGCGGCTCCGGCCTAAGCCCGGTGCGTCCCCGGGGCCGGGAGCAGGAGCCGCTGTGGCGCTCCTCGCCTCGCCGGGCTCCCGGACACacgccccgcgcccgcgcagccccccAGGGCCGCcggagccccgcagggccccagggACAGTGTCCTATGTCCCACCTGCCGCGAGGGTCCCAGGGGTGCGGGGGGAGGCACAGCCGAGCCAGGCCGCGGCTGGGAGCACCGGGGATCACCTGGCTACAGAGCAATTCCCCAGAGTGGGTCTGGGGTGGCCAGGCCAAACCCCACTGCTGAGGGTGAATCCAAAGGAGCTCTGTGACCTTTTCAGTTCTCTTTTTAAGTCCGGGTGGCCGGGAAAGCCATAGCTAACACAGGTGGGAAGGGAAGAGTTGCCAGCGGGCAACATGATCCACTTGGGAACGTGGATCCCAGGGTAATAACGGGCTCCGTGTCCCTGCTAGGATTCGCATTTCTGTCATCCTGGAAGAGCGGGGAGGCTGCTCCAGGGTTtccctgcctggctctgcccccGGGGTACGGGCACACGCTGACTGCTTGTCCCCAGCGCCGCAGGGCCATGCGGGTGGCAGTGGCTCAAGCATCAGCGAGTGTTTGGCCCCTGGGCACTGGTACCGCTGAGCTTGTGTCAGAGCTGCTGGTCCCTGGCCTGGCCCGTTAGCAGGGAGCTGCTGCTCGGCAAGCGTGCAAGGAGGGCCAGCACAGCCCGGCTCCATGGAGCTTGTCGCTTGGCTGCACGGCACTGTGGCTGCCTGAGGCTGCCGCTGTGGGGCTTGGTGCCTGCTGAagctgctgccccaggtgggcAGCAAAGAGCAGGCAAAGCCCTCCCTGCAGTGCCTGGCGCTGCCCTGTCTGCCCGCACTCCCCCTTCGCTATCCCCCGGCCCCTGGGCCAGGGGagtccccagcccctggggacagcTTTGGTGCTGGGGGAGTGGAGGGAGCATTTCCTTCCATCCAAGAGCCCCGTCacggggctgccctgagcagtgAAGGCTGCCAACTTGCTCGAAAGACAGGATCCTGTTGTTGCAAAGACCATGACCACAGAGGGCCTCACACCTGTCCCTGCAGGAAGGTCCCCTGGGGCCACCTCTCAGACACGAGGCCAGCCTCTGGCATTGGAGCAAAGGGCTCCCCCCAGGAGCCATGTGGCCGGGGAGACCAGCCCTTAATTGTTGAGTGCAGTCCTGTTCCTGGGCTGCAGCTATTTCCTCAGAGGCCTTGGACAGAGTTTACATTCCTGGGATGAGCATCCCCTTTCTGGGTTGCGTGGAGCAGAGACATGAGCAGAGAAATAATATTTGGACACTGGTAACCTGTGACCAGCAACATCCTCCTGCTAACGGGAGAAACATCCAGCTGGCTGGGGCCATGGCCGCTCGCTTTCAATCTGTCATGCTCCTTCCCTGGGGGCCAGGCCTAtccttccccagctgcaggacaaggCTGGATGTCCAATGTGATGCTATAAATGCACTAGTGTGTCTCTCAGACTGCCTCCCACAAGGCTCcggggagcagagctgtgcatTTTGAGAACAGGAGACGGACAAGGCTCACGGGAACAGTCAGGGGCATAAAGCAAATAGCGACATTTCCTTAAAGGGCAGGATGCCTCCCCCATGGCaaccctgctgcagcagctgtgggCTGAGAGCATCAGCTCGTATATGCCACCGCATGCCTGTCccacctccctgctctgcttgccGTGCCGGGGAGGGAGGCGAGCGGAAACAGTGCTGCTTCCTTTCTGCGGGTGATCCCCGTGCAGGTCCAGCCAGGGCAGCGGGCCCAGGGCCCGGCTGCAGCCGCACAGCTGCGCAGCCCTGCCGTCTTCTGGAGGGGACACGAAGGCAAAGCCCAGCCTGCCTGTGAGCCCTGACGGATCCCAGCACAGGCAGCCGCTCTCCCGCCCCCTGCTCCCCACAGGCTGCACGCTGCAGCTCTCGCCAAGCCCTCTTTTCTATCCTACCCATTTTAGGATCAAGATCCCCTCACAGGCATCTTCTGCCCTCCAAAATCCCACCTTCAGCATCTCCGATGAAAACATGTCAACAAAACCCTGCTTTCCTCTTAAGCTGATGGTATCCAGGACCTGCATCGCCGCTAACCCTTTGGAGAACAGCCCTCAAAACCTCAGGTCACTATTTTCGTGCTGCTGCTATTTACAACACCAGACGAAGTTTGATCAGGGTTGGAGGCTTCCTCCCAGGGGAAGTGACAAAACCCATGTGGTCTGGTGCCCGGAGAGGCCATCCCCAGGCTGCTGGGGCTCTGCCCCTCGCCCGGGGACGAGGCACCTCCGAGCTCCCACCCCCTCCTGGCAGCTTACCTCCACCCTGCGCTGTGGTGAGACTCTCCAAGGTCAAAGCAGCACAAAAATGTGACATGCTGGGCTCCTCAGGCTAATGCTTTATCCTAGAGCGCTGATGTCCTTCATTAGATTTGATTGCTTTCTCTGGCTCTGTGATATGGCTCTTATTCTCCTATGATCCCATATCATAGTGGGAGGACTCTAGTTCATATCTAGCCCTGAGATAAACCAGCTCAATTTTCTGCAGATCATGTCtcaggagcagagcagggcttTGAGGCAGAAAGCAGAAGGCAGGGAGCTGGCAACTGCCAGGTTGCAGCCAGGTGTATCCATATGCAGGAGTGGGAAAGGACCAAAGAACAAGAGACATTGACAGACATGGCCTGGTGGGGGGCTCCTCCTGGGCACAAGCCTTTCTGGAGAGGCAGACCCAGATTTTTCTGCCAGGAGATCTCTGCTGTTTTCTTCAGGGGAACACAGAGTTGACTACCGCCCTTGTAAAGGAGCAGGACTGCATCCACGACCCCTGGGATCATTAGCATTTCTCCAAAAGGAAGCAGCCTACGGCAGCCCGGCCAGGTACCTGGGACCTGAAGGGCTCCTCAGAGCTCCCATGGTGCTGGGCACCGAGAGGGGCATGCGGCCAGGGCCGGACACAGGCTGCGCAGCGTGGCAGTGCCTTCGCCGGGGCCGGACACAGGCTGCGCAGCATGGCAGCGCCTTCGCCACCGGTCACCATCAGCAGCCACCCAACAGCACTGGGAAGTCTGCGGGGCCTCAGTGCTGTGTGGCTGCAGCGGAAAACCTGGGTTTAGACTTCAGAACAGCCCCGTGTCCTTCCCCAGCCCAACGTGCACCAGCAGAGCCGCGTGGGGCGGCTGGGGCGGGGGCGCAGCCAGTTTCCGCGGCTCTGGCTTGGCGTTGCAGGAGGCTCCGACGGTGCCGTGTGGCACAAAGGGCGAGGGAAGGGGGCTCAGTTCCAGCGCAGGGTGACGGCGACGGCACATCCCTTGCTCCTCGCTGCAAATTCTTGTGGTGTCAAAGCGGCCTGCCAGCCCAGGTGTGCAGGGGAGCTGTTTGCCGAGGAGGCGGCTGACAATAGGGGGAAATGGGCTGTGCTGCGCACCCCGAACATTGTGCCTCGCGGCGCCTGTTGTTGCTGTCTGAGGCAGCCGGAAGCGGCTGGCATTAGTCAGCCCCAGCTGCACGTGGCAGGAActctgctgtttatttttgttcCTTGGGGTGGATTCAGCCTCTCCCAGGGACCCACGGCCTCTCTGTAGGGCTGGTCGAAACTGCCGACACCTGACGGCTGAGCCCTGTGCCTggaggagagctgggctccagccccGCGCTCACCCCGCTCCTTCCCCACGCTGCGCTGCCTGCAGGTCGGAGGCAGGAGGGCCAGCCCCAGGCCGGCACAGTCCCAGAGAGGTGCGGGACATCTTcacgggggcaccggggctgcccgAGAGCGCTCAAGGCAGGAGTCCCTCACAAGGGGAGCACCTGACAAGCCTGGCGCTGCACCCGGCCGCTGCTCCTGCGCAGACATAACTCCCCACGAATACACGGGGGCCGGGGCGATGCCACCGAAGAGGAGCTCTCCGGCACGCCAAGGCCCCAGATCCTGAGGAAGCCATGGCCAGGGGCTGGATGGTGCTCCAGGAGCAGGTCCGGCAGCTGGCGTaccagctgctgctcagctgcatgCCTGCGCTTTCAGTGCACACATAGTTTAATGCCGAGGCTGGGCCTGGGGCGGGAGCCAGTCACGTTCCCACAAAGGCAAAGCTGCGGGCAGGCAGCAAAGTGATGCTGGTGACGGACAGGAGGGTTAGCGACCACCAACCATGTCCCAGCCCGGCCGCGAcgcagcagcaccagggcagcGCAAGGCAGTTGGCGTGCCTGGCGGGGGAGTCACGCAGAGCACACGCTGCTCAGCGCAGCGCTCCCGCGCCCGCCCAGCCAGGCAGCCCCGTGTGGCAGGGACTCGGCTGGGACGCGGCCATTTGCCTCAGagcgcagccctgcagcagggTGAGGCACCCGGGGAGCTGAACCACAGCACCAAGCCTATGTGGGTGCCTACAGGTAAGCATTGCATCAGCAGCTTCCCAGCAGCGGGAGAAAGTCTCCATGGGACCTGCAGTCACCGTGCCGAAGGAACAGCCCCTCGTGCACAAAGTGCTGAGGGTCCAGAGGGGGAAGTGGGGgtgcagcacccacagcacagctAACCCCActctgccctgcagctcctgAAGCGCAGAGTGCctctgggtgggagcagagcccTGTAACCCCAGAAACACCCTGGACATTTCTCTCCAGCAGCTGTGGAATGGCAGCAGGCTCCAGGCACCATCTAGCTGAGGGGGCTGTAACCAGAGCAGGCACAGGATGAGGGCTCTGGCGCGGCACTGTGTGCATGGCCCTCCACCGCCAGCGGAGATGAAAAGCCCCAGGCCCAGGCAGGGTGGGAGGGATGGGACTCTCCCCGCAGGAGCTGAACAGCCCCTCTCTCCCTGAAAGCAGGGCTGGGTTGAGAGACAGGTTACTTTTCCATCAGAAAACAAAGCAGTCTGTGGCTATCTTCCCTCAGGACACATCTACCATGTGTATCATCTCCCCTGGGAAAGGG
This is a stretch of genomic DNA from Apteryx mantelli isolate bAptMan1 chromosome 4, bAptMan1.hap1, whole genome shotgun sequence. It encodes these proteins:
- the LOC106483053 gene encoding placenta growth factor-like isoform X1; the protein is MAPPGPPAVPGRGPAAWALPGSSPPREPGAVRLRQPRAGRDGTPDRTRGPEARGAAGSEAPVVTFREIWNRSFCRPLEQLVDVITEFPNEVEYIFRPSCVSLQRCGGCCGDEGLRCVPVETSTVTMQLLKIKPSGEAPYVEMAFTEHKRCECRPRQDLMKSGRRRSKGRGKRRQNKKRRKDCELCGTPRR
- the LOC106483053 gene encoding placenta growth factor-like isoform X5, which produces MRLLGAFLHLLVAGALGAPPAAGPEARGAAGSEAPVTFREIWNRSFCRPLEQLVDVITEFPNEVEYIFRPSCVSLQRCGGCCGDEGLRCVPVETSTVTMQLLKIKPSGEAPYVEMAFTEHKRCECRPRQDLMKSGRRRSKGRGKRRQNKKRRKDCELCGTPRR
- the LOC106483053 gene encoding placenta growth factor-like isoform X4; amino-acid sequence: MRLLGAFLHLLVAGALGAPPAAGPEARGAAGSEAPVVTFREIWNRSFCRPLEQLVDVITEFPNEVEYIFRPSCVSLQRCGGCCGDEGLRCVPVETSTVTMQLLKIKPSGEAPYVEMAFTEHKRCECRPRQDLMKSGRRRSKGRGKRRQNKKRRKDCELCGTPRR
- the LOC106483053 gene encoding placenta growth factor-like isoform X3, producing MAPPGPPAVPGRGPAAWALPGSSPPREPGAVRLRQPRAGRDGTPDRTRGPEARGAAGSEAPVTFREIWNRSFCRPLEQLVDVITEFPNEVEYIFRPSCVSLQRCGGCCGDEGLRCVPVETSTVTMQLLKIKPSGEAPYVEMAFTEHKRCECRPRQDLMKSGRRRSKGRGKRRQNKKRRKDCELCGTPRR
- the LOC106483053 gene encoding placenta growth factor-like isoform X2, producing MAPPGPPAVPGRGPAAWALPGSSPPREPGAVRLRQPRAGRDGTPDRTRGPEARGAAGSEAPVVTFREIWNRSFCRPLEQLVDVITEFPNEVEYIFRPSCVSLQRCGGCCGDEGLRCVPVETSTVTMQLLKIKPSGEAPYVEMAFTEHKRCECRPRQDLMKSGRRRSKGRDAAHHAGSLRCARGPAAAVGV